One window of the Conexibacter sp. SYSU D00693 genome contains the following:
- a CDS encoding PLP-dependent aminotransferase family protein produces the protein MGLDARASAVPPAPVASRLAGVRSSPVRDLLALTRRPDVVSFAGGLPAPETFDCDGLREAFAAALEHRATLQYGTTEGDPELRALLAARTTARGVPCHPDDVLVTAGSQQGLTLLATVLLEPGDAVLVEDPAYLAALQAFGLAGARLVPVATDDDGADPDAVLAAAEATGAKALYLVPTFQNPTGRTLPLERRAALLQAAERAGLWVLEDDPYGELRLDGEPVPAIASLPGADERVVLLGSLSKVLAPGLRIGWLRAPAGLRAALAVAKQAADLHTATVTQAAATQWLLANDLDAHLERVRTVYRERRDALLAGLPGALPAGSTWTRPAGGMFCWVRLPDGADAQALLPAALEHGVAFVPGVPFHAGEPDARTMRLSYSEPDPGRIAVGLERLARALA, from the coding sequence CGCCTGGCCGGCGTGCGCTCGTCCCCGGTGCGCGACCTGCTGGCTCTCACGCGCCGGCCGGACGTCGTGTCCTTCGCGGGCGGTCTGCCGGCTCCCGAGACCTTCGACTGCGACGGCCTGCGCGAGGCGTTCGCCGCCGCGCTCGAGCACCGCGCCACGCTGCAGTACGGCACGACCGAGGGCGACCCGGAGCTGCGCGCGCTGCTCGCCGCCCGCACCACGGCGCGCGGCGTCCCCTGTCACCCCGACGACGTCCTGGTCACCGCGGGCTCGCAGCAGGGCCTGACGCTCCTGGCCACCGTCCTGCTCGAGCCCGGCGACGCCGTCCTCGTCGAGGACCCCGCGTACCTCGCGGCGCTCCAGGCCTTCGGGCTGGCCGGCGCACGGCTGGTCCCCGTCGCCACCGACGACGACGGCGCCGACCCCGACGCGGTGCTCGCCGCCGCCGAGGCCACGGGCGCCAAGGCGCTCTACCTCGTCCCGACCTTCCAGAACCCGACGGGCCGAACGCTGCCGCTCGAGCGCCGCGCCGCGCTGCTGCAGGCGGCCGAGCGCGCCGGGCTCTGGGTGCTGGAGGACGACCCGTACGGCGAGCTGCGCCTCGACGGCGAGCCCGTCCCGGCGATCGCCTCGCTGCCGGGGGCCGACGAGCGCGTCGTCCTGCTCGGCTCGCTCTCGAAGGTGCTCGCGCCGGGACTGCGCATCGGCTGGCTGCGCGCGCCCGCCGGCCTGCGCGCCGCGCTGGCCGTCGCCAAGCAGGCCGCCGACCTCCACACCGCGACCGTCACCCAGGCCGCCGCCACGCAGTGGCTGCTGGCCAACGACCTCGACGCGCACCTCGAGCGCGTGCGCACGGTCTACCGCGAGCGGCGCGACGCGCTGCTGGCCGGCCTGCCCGGCGCGCTGCCGGCGGGCTCGACGTGGACCCGCCCGGCGGGCGGCATGTTCTGCTGGGTGCGCCTGCCCGACGGCGCCGACGCCCAGGCGCTGCTCCCCGCCGCCCTCGAGCACGGCGTGGCGTTCGTCCCGGGCGTGCCGTTCCACGCCGGCGAGCCCGACGCGCGGACCATGCGGCTCTCCTACTCCGAGCCGGACCCCGGGCGCATCGCGGTCGGGCTCGAGCGCCTCGCCCGCGCCCTCGCGTAG
- a CDS encoding long-chain fatty acid--CoA ligase has protein sequence MPNLAQNLVDSAQRDADAIALKLDDLAIPYGVLDQLTQRCAALLKSKGVGPGDRVGIMLPNVPHFAVAYYGTLRLGGTVVPMNVLLKGREVAYYLRDSGAKVLLAWEGFAEDAQKGAEEAGAECIIVEAQGFLGILGEHEPDTEVADRGTDDTAVILYTSGTTGEPKGAELTHQNLMRNVEVCLGLFGPTGDDVILGALPLFHSFGQTCGLNTAMKSGATLTLIPRFDPGKALEILERDAVTIFEGVPTMYGAMLNHPDADERDVSKLRLCASGGASLPVELLKGFDEKFGCKVLEGYGLSETSPVASFNHPDKERKPGSIGTPVEGVEMKVVDDGGADLPTGEVGEIVIKGHNVMKGYWNRPEATEESIDADGWFKTGDMAKVDEDGYFFIVDRKKDLIIRGGYNVYPREIEEVLYEHPAVREAAVVGVPHPDLGEEVGAAVALKEGQEAEPEAIQGFVKERVAAYKYPRLVWFVDELPKGPTGKILKREIEVPADEKAKGAAG, from the coding sequence GTGCCCAACCTCGCCCAGAACCTCGTCGACAGCGCGCAGCGCGACGCCGACGCGATCGCGCTGAAGCTCGACGACCTCGCGATCCCCTACGGCGTCCTCGACCAGCTCACCCAGCGCTGCGCCGCGCTGCTGAAGTCCAAGGGGGTCGGGCCGGGTGACCGCGTCGGGATCATGCTCCCGAACGTCCCGCACTTCGCCGTCGCCTACTACGGCACGCTGCGCCTCGGCGGCACCGTCGTGCCGATGAACGTCCTGCTCAAGGGCCGCGAGGTGGCCTACTACCTGCGCGACTCGGGCGCCAAGGTCCTCCTGGCGTGGGAGGGCTTCGCCGAGGACGCCCAGAAGGGCGCCGAGGAGGCGGGCGCGGAGTGCATCATCGTCGAGGCGCAGGGCTTCCTCGGGATCCTGGGCGAGCACGAGCCCGACACGGAGGTCGCCGACCGCGGGACCGACGACACCGCGGTGATCCTCTACACGTCGGGCACCACCGGCGAGCCCAAGGGCGCGGAGCTCACCCACCAGAACCTCATGCGCAACGTCGAGGTCTGCCTCGGGCTGTTCGGCCCGACCGGCGACGACGTGATCCTCGGCGCGCTGCCGCTCTTCCACTCCTTCGGCCAGACCTGCGGCCTGAACACCGCGATGAAGTCCGGCGCGACGCTGACGCTCATCCCGCGCTTCGACCCGGGCAAGGCGCTCGAGATCCTCGAGCGCGACGCGGTGACGATCTTCGAGGGCGTGCCGACGATGTACGGCGCGATGCTCAACCACCCCGACGCCGACGAGCGCGACGTGTCGAAGCTGCGCCTCTGCGCGTCGGGCGGCGCGTCGCTGCCGGTCGAGCTGCTCAAGGGCTTCGACGAGAAGTTCGGCTGCAAGGTCCTCGAGGGCTACGGCCTGAGCGAGACCTCGCCGGTCGCCTCCTTCAACCACCCCGACAAGGAGCGCAAGCCGGGCTCGATCGGCACGCCGGTCGAGGGCGTGGAGATGAAGGTCGTCGACGACGGCGGCGCGGACCTCCCGACGGGCGAGGTCGGCGAGATCGTCATCAAGGGCCACAACGTCATGAAGGGCTACTGGAACCGGCCCGAGGCGACGGAGGAGTCCATCGACGCCGACGGCTGGTTCAAGACGGGCGACATGGCCAAGGTCGACGAGGACGGCTACTTCTTCATCGTCGACCGCAAGAAGGACCTGATCATCCGCGGCGGCTACAACGTCTACCCGCGCGAGATCGAGGAGGTCCTCTACGAGCACCCGGCGGTGCGCGAGGCCGCGGTCGTCGGCGTCCCGCACCCGGACCTCGGCGAGGAGGTCGGCGCGGCCGTCGCGCTCAAGGAGGGCCAGGAGGCCGAGCCCGAGGCCATCCAGGGCTTCGTCAAGGAGCGCGTGGCGGCCTACAAGTACCCGCGGCTGGTGTGGTTCGTGGACGAGCTGCCCAAGGGCCCGACCGGCAAGATCCTCAAGCGCGAGATCGAGGTGCCGGCCGACGAGAAGGCGAAGGGCGCCGCGGGCTGA
- a CDS encoding FAD-binding oxidoreductase: protein MVRGRAAQGPDRQDPQARDRGAGRREGEGRRGLSGALVAELGRLVGAAHVAAPAGSDPELRDATETQALVGHAAAVVRPGDAEEVREVVAWCYDHDVALTPRGGGTGFAGGAVPQGGVVLALDRLDRVRDLDPGRWRAHVEAGVTTATLRRRARESGLDFPPDPGAAEQSQLGGMVATNAGGPHTFGHGPVSRWVTGLEVVLAPGELVTVGGPVRRDVAPYDLRSLLCGSEGTLGVVTAAWLRLVPAPDAELPVLARFADARAGCEAVLAVFAAGLQPAVLDFVDGRTLQAAGEGDGEGFALLAEAAGGRDEAAALRAGLVEVLREAGAVDVVAPEGRSEVEELWRWRSGLTYAVIAARGGKVSEDLAVPVERLDEALAGARAVADRHGLESCAWGHAGDGIVHATFLVDPADAAKLERAAAAAHDVVVLGYALGGTGSGEHGVGLVKRDAVASRTPDALLTAQRAIKDALDPKGLLNPGKKLPVAGRP from the coding sequence GTGGTTCGTGGACGAGCTGCCCAAGGGCCCGACCGGCAAGATCCTCAAGCGCGAGATCGAGGTGCCGGCCGACGAGAAGGCGAAGGGCGCCGCGGGCTGAGCGGCGCGCTCGTCGCCGAGCTGGGCCGCCTCGTCGGCGCCGCGCACGTCGCGGCGCCGGCGGGCAGCGACCCGGAGCTGCGCGACGCGACGGAGACCCAGGCGCTCGTCGGCCACGCGGCCGCGGTCGTCCGTCCCGGCGACGCCGAGGAGGTCCGGGAGGTCGTCGCCTGGTGCTACGACCACGACGTCGCGCTGACGCCGCGCGGCGGCGGGACCGGGTTCGCCGGCGGCGCGGTGCCCCAGGGCGGCGTCGTCCTGGCGCTCGACCGCCTCGACCGCGTCCGCGACCTCGACCCCGGGCGCTGGCGCGCGCACGTCGAGGCGGGCGTGACGACGGCGACGCTGCGCCGCCGGGCGCGCGAGTCGGGCCTGGACTTCCCGCCCGACCCGGGCGCCGCCGAGCAGTCCCAGCTCGGCGGGATGGTCGCGACGAACGCGGGCGGGCCGCACACCTTCGGCCACGGGCCGGTGTCGCGCTGGGTCACCGGCCTGGAGGTCGTCCTGGCGCCCGGCGAGCTCGTCACCGTCGGGGGGCCGGTGCGGCGCGACGTCGCGCCCTACGACCTGCGCTCGCTGCTGTGCGGCTCGGAGGGGACGCTCGGCGTGGTGACCGCGGCGTGGCTGCGCCTCGTGCCGGCGCCCGACGCGGAGCTGCCCGTGCTCGCCCGCTTCGCCGACGCGCGCGCGGGGTGCGAGGCGGTGCTCGCCGTGTTCGCGGCGGGGCTGCAGCCGGCGGTGCTCGACTTCGTCGACGGGCGGACGCTGCAGGCGGCGGGGGAGGGCGACGGCGAGGGCTTCGCGCTGCTGGCCGAGGCGGCGGGCGGCCGCGACGAGGCGGCCGCGCTGCGGGCCGGGCTCGTCGAGGTCCTGCGCGAGGCGGGCGCGGTCGACGTCGTGGCGCCCGAGGGCCGGTCGGAGGTCGAGGAGCTGTGGCGCTGGCGCTCCGGGCTGACGTACGCGGTCATCGCGGCGCGCGGCGGCAAGGTCAGCGAGGACCTCGCGGTGCCGGTCGAGCGGCTGGACGAGGCGCTGGCGGGCGCGCGCGCGGTGGCCGACCGCCACGGGCTCGAGTCCTGCGCCTGGGGCCACGCGGGCGACGGCATCGTCCACGCGACGTTCCTCGTCGACCCCGCGGACGCGGCGAAGCTCGAGCGCGCCGCCGCCGCCGCGCACGACGTCGTCGTCCTCGGGTACGCGCTCGGCGGGACGGGCTCGGGCGAGCACGGCGTGGGGCTGGTCAAGCGCGACGCGGTCGCGTCGCGCACGCCGGACGCGCTCCTGACCGCCCAGCGGGCGATCAAGGACGCGCTGGACCCGAAGGGGCTGCTGAACCCGGGCAAGAAGCTGCCCGTCGCCGGGCGCCCGTAG
- the rpiA gene encoding ribose 5-phosphate isomerase A, translating to MIDVGAAKRAAAEQAAELVQDGQRVGLGTGSTVEFLLPALAARGLTTIRCVATSPQTERQARELGLHVEPFDALDRLDVAIDGADQVAPDGWLVKGGGGAHLREKVVAQAAAHFVVIVDESKVVDALTPPVPLELRPYGLQATLHLVGELGKVVLRDAPTSPDGGLIADLHADVADPAALAARLDELAGVSAHGLFAPAPRQDVVVGR from the coding sequence ATGATCGACGTGGGGGCCGCGAAGCGCGCGGCGGCCGAGCAGGCGGCCGAGCTCGTCCAGGACGGCCAGCGCGTGGGCCTCGGCACGGGCTCGACGGTCGAGTTCCTCCTACCGGCGCTCGCCGCGCGGGGGTTGACCACCATCCGCTGCGTGGCCACGTCGCCCCAGACCGAGCGCCAGGCCCGCGAGCTCGGCCTGCACGTCGAGCCCTTCGACGCGCTCGACCGGCTCGACGTCGCCATCGACGGCGCCGACCAGGTCGCGCCCGACGGCTGGCTCGTGAAGGGCGGCGGCGGCGCGCACCTGCGCGAGAAGGTCGTCGCCCAGGCCGCGGCGCACTTCGTCGTCATCGTCGACGAGTCCAAGGTCGTCGACGCGCTCACCCCGCCCGTGCCGCTCGAGCTGCGGCCCTACGGCCTGCAGGCGACGCTCCACCTCGTCGGCGAGCTCGGCAAGGTCGTGCTGCGCGACGCGCCGACCTCGCCCGACGGCGGGCTCATCGCCGACCTCCACGCCGACGTCGCCGACCCGGCGGCGCTGGCCGCGCGGCTCGACGAGCTGGCCGGCGTCAGCGCGCACGGCCTCTTCGCGCCGGCGCCCCGGCAGGACGTCGTCGTCGGCAGGTGA
- a CDS encoding ATP-binding cassette domain-containing protein: MSDALLTLRGVHRAWRGKPVLVGADADVVAGAVTWLGGANGAGKTTLLRIATGLLAPDAGEVSLAGLDPWRDRRAFQERVGVVPAGNGGLYARLTVRDNLLFQCGLALVPRRERAAAVERAVAATGLESLFRQRVDRMSMGQRQRVRLAQALLHDPDVLLLDEPYTSLDEPGLERLQTIMDGLAARGGAALWLGPSPRLAGLRHDRALWLEDGRVALREPELEDAAR, encoded by the coding sequence GTGAGCGACGCGCTGCTCACGCTGCGCGGCGTGCACCGGGCCTGGCGCGGCAAGCCGGTCCTGGTGGGCGCGGACGCCGACGTCGTCGCGGGCGCCGTCACGTGGCTGGGCGGCGCCAACGGCGCGGGCAAGACGACGCTGCTGCGCATCGCCACGGGCCTGCTGGCGCCCGACGCGGGCGAGGTCTCGCTCGCCGGGCTGGACCCGTGGCGCGACCGCCGCGCCTTCCAGGAGCGCGTCGGCGTCGTCCCGGCGGGCAACGGCGGGCTCTACGCGCGCCTCACCGTCCGCGACAACCTGCTCTTCCAGTGCGGCCTGGCACTCGTGCCCCGGCGCGAGCGCGCGGCGGCCGTCGAGCGCGCCGTCGCGGCGACCGGGCTCGAGTCGCTCTTCCGCCAGCGCGTCGACCGCATGTCGATGGGCCAGCGCCAGCGCGTGCGCCTGGCCCAGGCGCTCCTGCACGACCCCGACGTCCTGCTCCTCGACGAGCCCTACACGAGCCTCGACGAGCCGGGCCTCGAGCGGCTGCAGACGATCATGGACGGGCTGGCGGCGCGCGGCGGCGCGGCGCTGTGGCTCGGCCCGAGCCCGCGGCTGGCGGGCCTGCGCCACGACCGGGCGCTGTGGCTCGAGGACGGCCGGGTGGCGCTGCGCGAGCCCGAGCTCGAGGACGCGGCGCGATGA
- a CDS encoding ABC transporter permease: protein MRAFWYGAAATVTRDAKLFVSYRLRFVSIVLTSIFSLTLFYYVSRLVGSQAFESPDAYYAFVVVGLVILTVLNSTLGTPAMALRQELVAGTFERLYHSPLGALSASVSALLFPFVQSMITAGVMLGFSAIAFGMDLRWETIALAVPLGALGALAFLPFGIVLLAAVLLFKQAAAGTTWVVALISLVSGLYVPLRYLPEWMQTLSDLQPFTPAVDLLRNVIVGTALRHSVWEDLGKLAGFAILALPLSLWLLRAAIGRARKTGTITEY, encoded by the coding sequence ATGAGGGCCTTCTGGTACGGCGCGGCGGCGACGGTCACCCGCGACGCGAAGCTCTTCGTGAGCTACCGCCTGCGCTTCGTCTCGATCGTCCTGACGTCGATCTTCTCGCTGACGCTCTTCTACTACGTGTCGCGGCTCGTGGGCTCGCAGGCGTTCGAGTCGCCCGACGCGTACTACGCCTTCGTGGTCGTCGGCCTCGTGATCCTGACGGTGCTCAACTCGACGCTCGGCACGCCGGCGATGGCGCTGCGCCAGGAGCTCGTGGCCGGGACGTTCGAGCGCCTCTACCACTCCCCGCTCGGCGCGCTGTCGGCGTCGGTCAGCGCGCTGCTGTTCCCGTTCGTGCAGTCGATGATCACCGCCGGCGTGATGCTCGGCTTCTCGGCGATCGCCTTCGGCATGGACCTGCGCTGGGAGACCATCGCGCTCGCCGTGCCGCTCGGCGCGCTCGGGGCGCTCGCCTTCCTGCCCTTCGGCATCGTCCTGCTCGCCGCGGTCCTGCTGTTCAAGCAGGCGGCCGCGGGGACGACGTGGGTCGTCGCGCTGATCTCGCTGGTCAGCGGCCTCTACGTCCCGCTGCGCTACCTGCCGGAGTGGATGCAGACGCTCTCGGACCTGCAGCCGTTCACGCCGGCCGTCGACCTGCTGCGCAACGTCATCGTGGGCACCGCGCTGCGCCACAGCGTCTGGGAGGACCTCGGCAAGCTCGCGGGCTTCGCGATCCTGGCCCTGCCGCTGTCGCTGTGGCTCCTGCGCGCCGCGATCGGCCGGGCGCGCAAGACGGGCACGATCACCGAGTACTGA
- a CDS encoding asparagine synthase-related protein, whose product MLRAFAGAFERRAGAGGPGLADALRAAVAAEGHDDVHLVRAGPLTVACSGAPPARDGEALCLLEGVLDAPVAAGAATPSPGAERAVLDRWRAGGDAALAALRGDWALVLWDGRRGALARDHLGLRGLVHHDDGALLRFASEAHLLLRLLPATPGPDLQGLAHWVGLSAPPPDRTLLDGVHRLPAASVLDLDADGRRAPRRHWAPRYARPERPPPEAAAARLRQTLATAVARRSAGAERTAVLLSGGLDSSAVAGVARADVPAGDAPRRAYSALFPLHPSVDETPLIRALCQELRLDGIAAAVHAPRLLPGVLPYLERFATPPVSPNLFFWDPLLARAVADGTTVLLDGEGGDELYGLSPFLVSDHLRRGRLLRAARVVDGVPGAHRGVPRRTRLSWLVDPGLAGAAPAWTHALSRRVRPGGARPVAYLGPQLADAFDASAPGGAWKRLDGPRWWAFLADAVTRIAPSIGYDHQRRRAALAGILPRHPLVDVDAIELVLGLAPELAHDPHRSRPLLRAAVAGTIPDQVRLRPAKSTFDAVFHEALAGPDLPLARALLDPRHARLAAHVDPAALRDLPAAAPTPGRERQRWALQVWRLLGAECLLRHLEDRDEPRRTLERAGMGTPDVRLGPTLSTR is encoded by the coding sequence GTGCTGAGGGCCTTCGCCGGGGCGTTCGAGCGACGCGCCGGCGCGGGCGGCCCGGGCCTGGCCGACGCGCTGCGGGCGGCGGTCGCCGCCGAGGGCCACGACGACGTCCACCTCGTCCGTGCCGGCCCGCTCACCGTGGCGTGCAGCGGCGCGCCGCCCGCCCGCGACGGCGAGGCGCTCTGCCTGCTCGAGGGCGTCCTCGACGCACCCGTCGCGGCCGGAGCGGCCACCCCGTCGCCCGGCGCGGAGCGCGCGGTGCTGGACCGCTGGCGCGCCGGCGGCGACGCGGCGCTCGCCGCCCTGCGCGGCGACTGGGCGCTCGTGCTGTGGGACGGCCGGCGGGGCGCGCTGGCGCGCGACCACCTCGGCCTGCGCGGGCTCGTCCACCACGACGACGGCGCGCTGCTGCGCTTCGCCTCCGAGGCGCACCTCCTCCTGCGCCTGCTGCCCGCGACGCCCGGCCCGGACCTCCAGGGGCTCGCGCACTGGGTCGGCCTCTCGGCCCCGCCGCCCGACCGCACGCTGCTCGACGGCGTCCACCGCCTTCCCGCGGCGTCGGTCCTCGACCTCGACGCCGACGGCCGTCGCGCGCCGCGGCGCCACTGGGCCCCACGCTACGCCCGCCCGGAGCGCCCGCCGCCCGAGGCGGCCGCCGCCCGCCTGCGCCAGACCCTCGCCACCGCCGTGGCGCGTCGCAGCGCCGGCGCCGAGCGGACGGCGGTGCTCCTCAGCGGCGGGCTGGACTCGAGCGCGGTCGCGGGCGTCGCGCGCGCCGACGTCCCCGCCGGCGACGCGCCGCGGCGCGCGTACTCCGCGCTCTTCCCGCTGCACCCCTCGGTCGACGAGACCCCGCTCATCCGGGCGCTCTGCCAGGAGCTGCGCCTGGACGGCATCGCCGCCGCGGTCCACGCGCCGCGGCTGCTGCCCGGCGTCCTGCCCTACCTCGAGCGCTTCGCGACCCCGCCCGTCTCGCCCAACCTCTTCTTCTGGGACCCGCTGCTGGCCCGCGCGGTGGCCGACGGCACCACCGTCCTGCTCGACGGCGAGGGCGGCGACGAGCTCTACGGCCTGTCCCCGTTCCTCGTGAGCGACCACCTGCGCCGCGGCCGCCTGCTCCGGGCGGCGCGCGTCGTCGACGGCGTGCCCGGCGCGCACCGCGGCGTCCCGCGCCGCACGCGGCTGAGCTGGCTGGTGGACCCCGGCCTCGCCGGCGCGGCGCCCGCCTGGACGCACGCCCTGTCGCGCCGTGTCCGCCCCGGTGGCGCGCGCCCCGTCGCGTACCTCGGGCCGCAGCTCGCCGACGCCTTCGACGCCAGCGCCCCCGGCGGCGCGTGGAAGCGCCTGGACGGCCCGCGCTGGTGGGCGTTCCTCGCCGACGCCGTGACCCGCATCGCGCCGTCCATCGGCTACGACCACCAGCGCCGGCGCGCGGCGCTCGCGGGGATCCTGCCCCGCCACCCGCTCGTCGACGTCGACGCGATCGAGCTCGTGCTGGGCCTCGCGCCCGAGCTGGCCCACGACCCGCACCGCAGCCGGCCCCTCCTGCGCGCGGCGGTCGCCGGGACGATCCCCGACCAGGTCCGCCTGCGTCCCGCCAAGAGCACGTTCGACGCGGTGTTCCACGAGGCGCTCGCGGGGCCGGACCTCCCGCTGGCCCGCGCGCTCCTGGACCCCCGGCACGCCCGGCTGGCCGCGCACGTCGACCCGGCCGCGCTGCGCGACCTCCCGGCCGCCGCGCCCACGCCCGGCCGCGAGCGCCAGCGCTGGGCGCTGCAGGTCTGGCGGCTGCTGGGCGCCGAGTGCCTCCTGCGCCACCTCGAGGACCGCGACGAGCCGCGGCGCACGCTCGAGCGCGCCGGCATGGGCACGCCCGACGTCCGCCTCGGACCGACGCTCAGTACTCGGTGA
- a CDS encoding HPr-rel-A system PqqD family peptide chaperone has protein sequence MLRSAVGSRDEERDELPNGRVRIPDHVVHRSFDEETVLLNLETGQYHGLNQVAGRMLEALEATGDAEDSARRVAAEFDVPVERVEHDLAQLLGQLRERGLVVVDER, from the coding sequence ATGCTGCGCAGCGCTGTGGGGTCCAGGGACGAGGAGCGGGACGAGCTGCCGAACGGGCGCGTGCGCATCCCCGACCACGTGGTGCACCGCTCCTTCGACGAGGAGACGGTGCTGCTGAACCTCGAGACCGGCCAGTACCACGGCCTCAACCAGGTGGCCGGGCGGATGCTCGAGGCCCTGGAGGCGACCGGCGACGCGGAGGACAGCGCCCGCCGCGTGGCCGCCGAGTTCGACGTGCCGGTCGAGCGCGTCGAGCACGACCTCGCACAGCTGCTCGGGCAGCTGCGCGAGCGCGGGCTCGTCGTCGTCGATGAGCGCTGA
- a CDS encoding NAD(P)/FAD-dependent oxidoreductase produces the protein MREVDVVVVGAGPAGEVCAGRLADAGLEVVVVERELVGGECSYWACMPSKALLRAPGLLAEVERVPGAAQAVTGALDVQAVLDRRDEVVHDVDDAAQLPWLEDKGIGLVRGAARFTGERELQVGDEALRARQAVVVATGSLAAIPPVEGLREARPWTNREATTAKQVPARLAIIGGGVVAVEMAQAYAAFGSQVHMLVREDRLLEREEPFVCQQVADGLRDAGVHLDFETSATRVERRADGTVHLELEGHHGTLDVDEVLVATGRTPRTDDLGLEALGLEPGGYLRTDDQLRVAGHDWLYAIGDVNGRQLLTHMGKYQARVAADVIRGRDVRLRPVTSDAPPPRVVFTEPQVAAVGHTLESAKAAGLDVRHADVGTGANAGGSFVGKDAPGTSRLVVERGSDVVVGATFTGAEVQELLHAATIAVTSGLTVEELWHATPAFPTRNELWLNLVEALEAG, from the coding sequence ATGCGCGAGGTGGACGTCGTCGTCGTCGGTGCCGGCCCCGCAGGGGAGGTGTGCGCGGGGCGGCTGGCGGACGCCGGCCTGGAGGTCGTGGTCGTCGAGCGCGAGCTCGTCGGCGGCGAGTGCTCGTACTGGGCCTGCATGCCGTCCAAGGCGCTGCTGCGCGCCCCCGGGCTGCTGGCCGAGGTCGAGCGCGTTCCGGGCGCCGCGCAGGCGGTGACGGGCGCGCTCGACGTCCAGGCGGTGCTCGACCGCCGCGACGAGGTCGTCCACGACGTCGACGACGCGGCGCAGCTGCCATGGCTCGAGGACAAGGGCATCGGGCTGGTGCGCGGCGCGGCCCGGTTCACCGGCGAGCGCGAGCTGCAGGTCGGCGACGAGGCGCTGCGGGCGCGCCAGGCCGTCGTGGTGGCGACCGGGTCGCTCGCGGCGATCCCGCCGGTCGAGGGGCTGCGCGAGGCGCGGCCGTGGACCAACCGCGAGGCGACGACCGCCAAGCAGGTGCCGGCGCGCCTGGCGATCATCGGCGGCGGCGTCGTGGCGGTCGAGATGGCCCAGGCCTACGCGGCGTTCGGCTCCCAGGTCCACATGCTCGTGCGCGAGGACCGGCTGCTCGAGCGCGAGGAGCCCTTCGTCTGCCAGCAGGTCGCCGACGGCCTGCGCGACGCCGGCGTGCACCTGGACTTCGAGACGAGCGCGACGCGGGTGGAGCGCCGCGCCGACGGCACCGTCCACCTGGAGCTCGAGGGCCACCACGGCACGCTCGACGTCGACGAGGTGCTCGTGGCGACGGGGCGCACGCCGCGCACCGACGACCTGGGGCTCGAGGCGCTCGGCCTCGAGCCGGGCGGCTACCTGCGCACCGACGACCAGCTGCGCGTGGCCGGCCACGACTGGCTCTACGCGATCGGCGACGTCAACGGCCGCCAGCTGCTGACCCACATGGGCAAGTACCAGGCGCGCGTGGCCGCCGACGTCATCCGCGGCCGCGACGTGCGCCTGCGACCGGTCACGAGCGACGCGCCGCCGCCGCGCGTCGTCTTCACCGAGCCGCAGGTCGCCGCGGTCGGCCACACGCTCGAGTCCGCCAAGGCCGCCGGCCTCGACGTCCGCCATGCCGACGTGGGGACGGGCGCCAACGCCGGCGGCTCGTTCGTCGGCAAGGACGCCCCCGGGACCTCCCGCCTCGTGGTCGAGCGCGGCAGCGACGTGGTCGTGGGCGCGACGTTCACCGGCGCCGAGGTCCAGGAGCTGCTGCACGCCGCGACGATCGCGGTCACGTCGGGCCTCACCGTCGAGGAGCTGTGGCACGCCACGCCGGCGTTCCCGACGCGCAACGAGCTCTGGCTCAACCTGGTCGAGGCGCTCGAGGCCGGCTGA